The DNA region TCCTTTTTaaccaaaatcagaaaaagCATTAAACCACGGACTTCAAGCATCCACTGTATAGTTATAACACTAGTAACAACTCAAAATCTGCAAAGAGACTATTATTCTAACGAGTTAAGGACGATAGTAAATACATTGGTGGAGATTTCtgcacattatatatatatatatatatatatatccatttgaATTTGTAAAATTGAATAGTTTTCGATCAACCAGATTATTTAAAACCTAGAAAAACAAAAGACCACAAATAACTACACTAATGGTTGTTTGGtgacagagaaaaaaaaaaacacaagtcAATTTCAAGAAAACCAGACTAAATGAAAAAACAACCAATAAATCGaatctaacaaaaaaaaaaaaaaaaaagaaactaagaaCTGTTACAAAACAAGGAAATATATTCTGAAGTTACTTTGACCGCCGTATTTCGTTGTAGACCAGCACTACTCATCACTCCCTGCATTAAAGCATGAAATTTGCCATGAGTACATACACACATGCATGAATACAATTATACTAATAAATATggatttatgcatatatatatatatacatgcacgtgtatatatattggaaatattattttccttataCCAGTGTATCGACAAAGTAGGGAGTCTTTCTCCAATGGCCTTTGAAGCTTTGCAAAGGTAAGGCAGAGGATCTGAAATTGgacaagaggaaaaaaataaaaatttttaagaaaataactgAGAGATATTTTGAAATGCAGAGAATCAGATGATGAAGGAAATGTTTAAGTAAACCCTCGAAGATTCTGAAGACAGTTCATATCTGATTGGTGAGGAATGAGAAAAAATCTAGAGAGAGGACACTGTGCTGAACTTTTTATAAGTGAGATTTTTATTCTGAGAGTTTTTATTTAGGCGTTGTGTCGTGGAGTAGAAAACGGGTTGCCTTTCCCAATAGACTCAGAAATCATAAGCATAACCCCAACTTAGAAATCATAAAATTGTGCAATAATAGCCTAGAAATTGGAAACCCAGCTCAGAAATCATAAGCACAACCCAACTCAGAAATCATAAAATCGTGCAATAATATAGATCTCGGGTGCAATAATTAGACTATAACACAAGATGTTTTGTTCACTCCaatcactatatattatgatgagatggaataatatttatgaataatatcgataatttaatttcattttggcACATTGTTATTGATAAAGCTTGCTAATGGGATATGAGCCTCCTCCATTTTTATTGTAATAAGTAAGAATGCTTGTAAGAATACTTTTGTCGTCCAGCAGCTAACAAGATATCTGCTATAGTCTCAAGGCATAAAACAACATTCGTGTGGAGTATTGATTAATTGATGTTTGACAGGAGAAAAGTGGTGTCCCTCTTGTGGCTCAGGAAAAATTCCCAGAACCCAGAGAAGTGGGGGTAGTTCTTTTCTCAATTAGCCATAATCACTTTCGTTATCAATTCCATAAGCACAAGTGCATGACCTATCTTGCAAGACAACACTCTTTTAATTCACCTGCCTGATGTTGGCTAACATTACTTTGAATGATGGTGTATAATTCCAGAAACTAGTGATCAATCCAGTCAAAAAAGAGCTGGGACTTGCATTCAAGGGGAACCAAAAAATGGTGGTCGAAGCTTTGGAGGTAAATATTTAATAGCCATCTTTTGGCTAGGCAAGATTTCTAGAAAATGTAATCATTTGCTTTCTTCATTTTAGGCAATGAATGAAAAAGAAGCTTTGGAAATGAAGGCTGCTTTAGAATCCAAAGGAGAGAGTGAATTTCATGTGGGCACTCTTGGAAAAAACGTTACCATTAAGAAGAACATGGTTGCAATTTCAAAGGAGATAAAGAAAGAACACCATAGAGTTTCACACCATCTGTAATCGAGCCATCTTTTGGCATAGGGAGGATAATATTTTGCCTCTTTGAACACTCTTTCTATACAAGGCCGAGTAAAGCTGGGGATGAACAATTAAATGTGTTCCTTTTTCCGCCTCTTGTAGCACCTATTAAATGCACGGTTTTCCCACTTGTTCAGCAACAATATTATGAGGAGGTGGCAAAAGTCATCTCCCAATCATTGACTACGGCTGGAAACTCACATAAGGTTGACATTACAGGTATTTTGCCTTTTCACTAATTTGCTTTGGCTGTTATAAGGGATGATTGGGTCACGGGGTAAACGTGTGAAGACTGGGGCCTTGGTATCGGTATGCTCAACCTTCTGTCTTGATCACATTTGTTTATGTTCAAGCTGTCTTGTCTTTGTTTTGCAATTACTCCAGTTACCATGAAAGCTCTGATAGTTTGccttaaaaaaaactacaatatGTAAAATGCTGTCTTATGCACATATGTATGTGCTTCTTACTGATTATCTGCGCGCTTGAATAATGtttacagggacttcaatcggTAAACGATATGCAAGAACCGATGAACTTGGTCATGGTGTACCATTTGCAAGCACTGTTGATTCAACATCCTCCGTGACAATTCGGGAGAGGGACAGCAAGGATCAGGTCCGTGTTAGTGTAGAAGAGGCAGCGTCTGTTGTAAAGGAGGTGACCGATGGACGGAGAACATGGACAGATGTTTGGTCTACTTTCCCCCATCATTCCTCTGGATCCGTCGAGGCAGATGAGTGAAGTTGGATCGTGATGCCGACGCGAACAACCTTTCGAGTGACACCTATTGTTTAGATTGTTCAGCCAGATCCTTCGCTTCATACATACTGCTAGCAAATCCTTTTGCATTGTGACGCGCAACCGTAAGATTTATGGAAAATTATATAGGTATTTACCTAGCAGATTCCAGCATGTTCATGTTTCTCCTGGCAATGTGCTTTGTACCGTATGTCAATGCTGCCATTCCTTGCTATGCACAACTTGATGAATATTGGGCGACGGGGGAACTTCAGAAAAAGAATTTTACCCGCGAGATGGAAAGTGAATTAACTTGATGACATTACATACCATAAAAATGTTGTAATACGCTTAACTTCAGTATTAGACAGTTCTAATAAACTTCGTTCAGTTAAGCCGTGCACCGCCTTCGAAATTTCCTGTCCTTTCCCTGAATCAGAGAAGTGAAAACGTTGTCGTGTCACTCTAGTCGGTCAGAGAGCGGTGGCACAATACTACACGTTGAGTGCCTCCGTGGCGGCATTCTGGGCTCTTATCTTCCGTaggctgtgtgtgtgtgtgtgtgtgtctctgTCTGTGTTTCTGGTCGGCGAAAGCGTAGGCAACAACGACATTTGCGatcaagaaggagaagaagatgcTGAGAGTTGCAGGGAGGAGACTCTCGTCAATGGTACCGAGGGCAATTCCGGTGCTCCCCTCTCGCCATCTGCTTATAAACAACCCCGACTCTGGTACATCCTCCAATTGGGTATTCTTATATCTTTGAAGATTTCCTCGTTTGCTTTCaggataaaatataaaactttaaaaatttgtcaaaGTTTTCGTACGGTGAACagttttacaaaagaaaaattttatatataaattcacaCAACACAccatatttttattactattttattttattaaatatttagcatctagataataaataaataaaaattcaattagtttaaaaacataaacctaaaaatagataaatacttCAATGCTATTTAGTGATTTTGAAACCACTGACAGAATCCTCTCTGACATCTGACAGATCCCACCAcattaaataaagagaaattaaaaactaaGGTTCTATTTAGTTATTTgaagaaatgttttaaataataattaataaaatatttttataatataattttttaatattaattttatattaaaatttaaaaaaattttaatgatgaattgagatgaaagttttaattttatctaacCAATCCGGAcctaaaagggaaaaagaattcGAAATAATTCTGCTTCTGTGAACAGTAACAAACTAGTTTGATCAACAGTTATGCTAGCCACTTTCAACGGTATTTTTCAgaataaaatactataaaaattaaataaaatacttgtgTGGGTCCCACCCCattaaatactataaaaaaatcaaaataatttcatctcatctcatctttataaataaatatacatttcatcttatctttttatgaaaaattctatatactatattactatcatacttatatttaactaattaaaatataatacatttattactattaattaattattttttataattttttttataatcaaataataataaatacatcacattatttataataaaatataaataaaatatataatattatttctttttaattaatctagtacaaatattaatatacagtaCAACGAAATTCGATCTCATCTAACAAATTCctatcatttcattttctcaaaTGAAGCCGTGACTTAAAGGTAGATAGTTGACTTCCACCTCTTACGAGGTGGATACGAAGCGTATTGTTGTCCACCATCAAAATTTTATCACATCTCAAAATTTCTATCGCATTTCATTTTCCTAAATGATAGTGATAGATTACTATTCTAATACCATCTATTtattatctaaatttattttaagtttttttattttttattatttgttatagtatttttttaacatctttattcattaaaaaaattaaaaatatatatataactttactaatataaatttcattaattattaagtaaaataaaaaataaaaatatttaaataaaaataaataaataataatatgataataacTCTCGTTATTCATAAATGAAGCCGTGACTTACGAGGCAGAAAGTCGACTTCACCTCTTACGAGGTGGGTGGGTAAGAGGTGGCAATGCCAATAAATGACGTTTGCGTTTCCCATCCACATCCCACTTCTCAAGTCCTCCTAAATCATATCAGGGAAACTTGGCTCCTGCAAACACTGGAAGCATTGTTCAAGTTTTGTTTTCCTTCGTCTATGGAGGAAGAATAGTTGTCTGGTTTTCTCTATCTTTGTTATTTCCACTCTGATCAGGTTACATAATTAGGAAATATGGATTTGTATAGCACTTTGCTATGTTTTTGCTTCACTTGGGTTATCTTCCAAGCCTTCCGCATAACTCGAAGCACTGCAATTTCGAAAAAGCTTCCACCTGGTCCAAAACCATTTCCAATACTCGGAAACCTCTTGGATTTGGGTGACAAACCCCACAAGTCGCTAGCCAAGCTTGCCCAGATTCATGGCCCCATAATGAGCCTAAAGCTAGGCCAAGTAACAACAATAATCATTTCTTCGGCAGAGATGGCAAAAGAAGTTCTTCAAACGCATGATCAATTGCTGTCCAACCGCACAATCCCGGACACAGTTCGAGCCCACAAACAGGATGAGTTTGGCTTGCCATGGATACCAATTTCTACCCGGTGGAGGAACCTTCGCAAGATCTGCAATGACCAGCTATTCTCCAACAAAGCACTCGATGCCAACCAAAATATCCGAGGCATGAAATTGCAAGAGCTCCTTGTCGAGACTCGTCAAAGCAGCCTATCCGGCGATGCAGTAGAGATTGGTAAGGCGGCTTTCAAGACTGCGCTTAATCTGTTATCGAACACTGTTTTTTCAGTGGATTTGGCCGATCTGAATTCTGACACAGCTAGAGAGTTCAAGGAGATTGTCTGGAATGTCATGACAGAGGCAGGGAAACCCAACCTTGCTGATTATTTCGCTCTGCTTAAGAAGATCGACCCTCAACGGGCAAGGCAGCGCATGACAGTTTACTTTGGGAAGCTGATGCATCTCTTTGACCACATGATTAGCCAACGATTGCATGAGAGAAAGGTGGCTGGTTCTGCTAAGTGCAATGATATGTTAGATACCCTTCTCAACATCAGCGAAAAGAACAGTGAGGAGATGGACAAAACTAAGATAGAAcatttgtttttggtaattaTTACTCTCAATTCtggttgaaatttcttttaaatactCATACATTTGATCAATATGGTTTGTGATCTACaaagaattttctaaaattctctTTTTGCTGGATTAGGATCTATTTATTGCAGGCACTGAGACAACTTCAGCCACACTGGAATGGGCAATGGCAGAACTACTCCACAACCCAGTGGCATTGTCAAAAGCCCAAGCAGAGCTGGAACAAGTTATTGGCAGAGGCAACCCTGTAGAGGAATCGGATATTACGCGATTACCTTACTTACAAGCCATCGTCAAAGAAACATTTAGATTGCACCCAGTTGTTCCACTTTTACTACCCAGGAAAGCAAAAGCAGACGCTGAAATTAATGGTTACACAATTCCAAAGGGTGCACAAGTCCTAGTGAATGCGTGGGCCATAGGTCGAGACCCAAGTATATGCGACAATGCAAATTCATTTATGCCAGAGAGGTTCTTAGGGTTGGAAATTGATGTTAAAGGCCGGAACTTTGAGCTTATACCCTTTGGTGGCGGAAGGAGAATATGTCCTGGTTTGCCATTGGCAATAAGAATGTTGCACTTGATGTTAGGTTCTCTTGTCCACAATTTCGATTGGAAGCTTGAAGAAGGGATAAAAAGCGAGGATATGAGTATGGAAGATAAGTTTGCCTTAACTTTACAGATTGCTCATCCGCTAAGAGCCATTCCTATTCCAGTCTAAAGCTGCACAGAAGAATTTTCTTGGTTTTGGTGGAAGGACCGTCCCCCTCCCTTGCAATCTAAAGCTACGTAGGGAACcgtgtttttgttttgtttgatgTACTCGCACTTTGGTATTTTCTATctaataaaacatatattttctttGTGCTCTGTAGTACTGTATACAAGGAAAACTGTTCCGGATGATTTCGTGTAatacattatattaattttataataaaaataattttataatcttatatgttatataaaattacgtcaattttttttatttacttttataaaagattCAAACATCTTTCCATTTGGATCAGAGAAACTTGTAACGTGGTAGTTCAAGAAAACACCATTATTAAAAGTTTGAACGTTTCATATGTAATCTTCTTGTTTTATTATGGGTTTATCCTCCCTGAATTGCCTAGTAGGTTAGCGtcaaaaatctaatattttatcttttattgaaCATTATTTTTAGTCATTTATGATCCTGTCAATTCTgtttagagttttgttatatacaaataaaatatcgtaataatctacatatcaatattgattcattcatattcatattcaaattttttagtattatttttaataaaatttactttttaactaatcacattagattaatatatatatcaatacatatttatacttataattagatttttcttttttcttttcgttcAACCTCTCATGCCATCCCCTACTGTTGCCTGACGCATCTAGAAACTGTCATCAACAGGAATTCTCGAAttatcttcatttctttttgtcaCAGTTGCACAGAACATGCTGAAGAATAAAAATGTATGATCTCAAATATTGGTGTGACAGGCCAAATATATATACTCTCTGGCTTaggaattttgaaaagaaaacagaTTTTCCAGATCTATGTTGTGTCAGCTGAAACAGCTAAGCCGACAagtaatagagagagagaaaccccgttagttgaaaattttatgCATCTTGGATAGGGACTAATGGTAGTGGGCCTCCGTACGTATCTGGCAGTTGGCTCTCATCAATCTCATTCAGCAGAGTAGATCTCAGACTTTTGTTCTCAACAAAAATTATCTGTAAACACACATTTTTGACGCATAAACAGTCAGATTAGTTGATGACACAATCAACACCAGTGGGCTTCCTCTGTACCTTTTGGATAACCCATGCTTTTAACCATTTAAAAGACTACAAAAATATCCGTCTGACTTTCTGATAATATTGATCAAGGCTGAAAGTTTTGATACTTTGACCGATCATTCAAGGTGGTAACTTTCTTTTCTATCAGAATCATATGATTTTGTCGATTGCACTGATGCCAAGATTAAATGCATCAAATAGTGATGGTATGAATATTTGGAACTGTAACATAATAGTTTCTGTGTCCAGTGGTTAATTTGCATGCATGAATATGCATTTTCTTGCAAGAAAGGACATCCCATGCTTTACCTTCTTTTTAGTTTTGCTGTCAATGAATGGGTAAACCGCTTTCCATGCCGTCATGAATAAGTAAGGTACATGGACTATGAATAACTTGCCTAGCCTCTCTGGGTAACAATCCTGTCATTAAAAAACCAAATTGCTAAAATTAAGCTTTTTTTAATCAttgcctatatatattatatacatatactcataaaagaatttatatatatatggattatcATGCACAGCTGAAATCAAAGTCCCACTAATGGAATGGTGGAATCAATGAATCATTGACGCCAAGTGTATTTACTCATTTATAAGTTGTAGCAATAACATGGCATCTTAGAAGTGGGAGGATCAAACCTGCAAGATTGAGAGAGCTGCCAGATATCCTCGTATGTCACTGTTAGAGTATCCCCATCCTTTAAGATCTCCAATGCACACAAACTTCTCCTGTCCTCCTGGCATTCTGAAAGACCAAGACCACATGCATAAGTCGCAGTCCATGATTCAAAGCTCTTACACTCAGAACCAAACCATAACTTAAAAGGAGGTTAGCTAGCTCAATAGCACAACTTTATGTGGTTTGGTAAAACTTATTAAAGACAACTCTGGGTTGGGGATGTTCAAATTTCTGCCCCACCCAAAGCGAAGCCAAAAAAGGCAAAATTTCAACCCGTTGGCCCAGATCCAATCCGACAATTCCCAACTCAGCTCAGATCAATAGTCTCTGATCTCTGGATCAACGGAAGGGAACAAATTGAATCAGAAGAACATCCCTAACTCCAGGGTCTGTTTGGTTTAGAAAGCAGAGGATTGAGGAAATATGTCTAGAGTTCACAGCACCTTCTTGCTTAAACCACGACTTATTCTTTGAAATTATCATGTAAACCATTCTCCAAATGCAGGGAAGctgctttctttctttaatcTTTCTTACATTTTTTAGATTACATCAAAGGAGGCTGCTTTCTAGGAGATAGATAGGTTGTCAACATACACATGTTATCCATCTTGTCTTATCCATCTCTTCTGATAATAGAGCCTCAAATGACATGGCATATCGACTTAGAGATTAAACGATTCTTCACAGACAAAGATATCCCCTCTCCAGGGAAATCTTTGACCCATACAAGTTGAAAAACATATCATCTCAACTTTAAAGATAAAATGATTCTTCAAAGACAATGATACCCCCTCTGTAGGGATATCTTTCACCCATAAATATGGTGAAACAGATGTTTAACGTCTTGATAGGGATGGGAGAGAAAGTTACCTGGAACATATTTTGTCTAGAGTGTAGACCACAAAACCTGCAGAAGATTCACCAGGTCCTATTTTCAGCATGGAGAATTTCAAATGATTTGAGTGAAATCCAATTTGCTAGAGTTTCAAAGTCATAACATACGCTTGAACTCCTCTATGTTGTTTTGCTTATGCCTGCCGCCAAAGACAACTACTATGGGGCGTCCATTCTTATCCAGGCCTTGCATAAACATCTTGTTATGGGCAAGTTCGTTTGGAATCTCCGATGCCCCTATGGAGCCATTAGGAACGAATTTCTGCCTCCAGCTCAGGTACTTCAGGAATAGGTTAGAAGCCTTCTCAATGTCTAAATCACGAGCACGCAGAAATCTCCTGATCATGAAATTGTCCACTTCctgcaaaacaaaaacaatccaTATAATCCaggaaaataaattatgttcaaataaatataaacacAAATTGTAACATGAACAAATATACGAGCTTTAACGTACAAATCAATTCTACTAACAAACAAGGTTATTGAATCTAAATAAAGCATCGCATTGGCCTCTTTGTTTTCCTTGAGCTGAGACTCATACTTACAAGGATATTTTTCTAACCGTGTGAGTTTAAAGTCCAATTGTGAGCATCATATTGCAATTTTTTCAGTTTATGAGGTCCTTCTAATTATAATAAGACTGTCACATCTTAATTGAAACAGGTTTCTGGAAAAATAtagtaaaagaataaaaaaggtaTGTCAAACATTTGGGATCCAAAGTAAACGATCTTAGCTAAGTTCAACCTTCAGGTTTAAGTTTAACCCCGCGCAACCTCATTCTATTATTCTGAGAGACGGGTCAAAAGATTAAACATTTGTGTGCCATATTAAGCATATCATTCCTTAATTTAAACACCCGAATCCCTTCAGTTGTACAACGTAATAACTCTTAATTTGCCTCTTTTTCATCACGATAGACACAGCACCACTAAACCCAGAAATAATTTAGCTTCAAAACAGGAACAGTAATAACCATCCAAACAACAAACTATCCGATGCTAACGAAAAAGGCAACGAAAGGTCGAAAAGAAAAGGGTGGGACCTTGGCAGAGGGATCTTCTGCTTCGACGAGCGCCCTCATGATGCTCACTTTGTTTTGCTCAATCTCATTGCTTTCCATTTTCAAGCTGCTATCTTGCAGCTCATTTGCTTCCACCCCGTTTTCTAACAACTCCATTATTCTCTATTAATATCTCCCCCTTACCAAACACGCACTCTTCCCTCAACCAAACCCAACACAGAcgcctacctctctctctctctctctcattaagAAACTAGACAGAGAGAACATTGAAGAATGAGTGCATACAGTCGAGCTGATTCGGACTCACGGGATCTAACGGAATTTAGAGTTCCCATTGAAATTAAACCGTCGGTGTTTCGAGAGGGTCGTGAGTCGCGGGCTGAAAAGTCCACCACaagaattgtaaatattttcaaagttaaaaCAGGTCTCCAATATTGACTCTGACATTGCAATGGTTGGTGTTGAAAATACGCCACTACTTTACTTTTGGCTCCTCTACGAGCGGAGCAACCTCTCTCCCAATAAGGTGGGTCCCCTCCCCTGAATCTCTTTTCATCCTGCGGCCTATCAAAGAAGGAATTGTAACGTAAcctccttttttatttaaataaaataaaaaatatatattttttagaaaattaaaaaatagaaaataatatttcataagttttaaaaaaacgtatatatacaaataagattaaaaaaaagggtaaCAATGACTTATTTTAagcaacaataattattttataataaactattttcccagaaaatatatatgctttctaatttgtttttttaaaataaagttcatttttttaagacatttttttttaaatgactttgaatagttatacttatttcggaaaatattttgttctttcAATTTCTCTTAATAATTAACTTATTTATCGAGTATtttaggtctttttttttttttagaagcgATAGATTAATGACTGTTTTGGTTACACAATGTCACAAACTCAAAGTATCTcgtctcatcttatataattattataattttttaaaattttcacaaaaaatataataaaaaattcaaaaacttttttaaattttaaaacaaaattaatattaaaaaattatactacaataatattttatttaatttttaacaaaacatctcatctaaaATATGTAACCAAACAATAACTATAATTTTTATGctaatttttttgatagaagGGGTAGATTATAATCTTTAATAATTTGAAGAGATAATTATGGTAATGGATTGTTTGGAGGATGATTGTAAATTAAATACTAGTTTAAACTTGAAAGagaatttgtatattttctccAAATTCAATAGAGATGTGGATTGAAGTCAACCGCTGAATTAGCTGCCAGCCTGCCATTAGAAAGGGGGCAACTTCCATGATTGCAGTAATGGCCGACAAGTACAGTTAAATTAACACCATTAATGGAAGACTACAGCTGATGCCATAAATGGATACAGACTATGATacgtttaaatttttattttacttatttataaCATTTTCTTGAGATTTTTTGCAACTTAGGTGACGTTTGTAAGTTGGTTTAAAAGAATtcaattcagtctaattttaaattaaatttaatatttaaatatttaattcttaaatcattaaatttatattaactcaaaatttctttacacatagaaccaataatttttttcaactgcACGCATCTTTACACacaaaatttattactttttttaattttttataaatatatctaaactcatcttaacatttaaatacatctaaatttattttagtttgactATACAaaacttattactatttataaaaaactcaaataatttcaaCTTAATTGAACATCCAAACGGGCCTtacattttgaaatttttttagaaaaatgctaAAGTCACATGTCCCTGcagagaatttagaaaaattattaggTATTTTAGAGTATAGATAACTTATATAGTAGTCTTAACCTATAATCATATGTAATGTAATTAAAAtcattaacataaattttaattttaattatcatgacactatttatattaatatgttttgatgactgaaaaaatggttattatattatcaaattGGTCATGCTGTGTAGACTCAATGGTGAAACCAAACATTTTTCTGTGTAATGCCAACTTTTCTAGCATGCaacatttatgtaaaataaaaataaaaataaatcttaagCTTAATTCCATTGTACATTGTAAGATTATAACTCTACATCAAAGTTACATATTggtaaaattatcttatttaaaGAAAGCTTTTATTtcgaaaaaaaaaggatttataATTTagcatatacatataaaaataaaattctaaaataccCAACTTATCATCCATTGAGATTTCTTATGACAGTATTTCATGGAATAATATTCatccatatcatttttttaatgacatttttagaGATTCGATAAAATCTAATGTGATTTTTTGTAAGCTCATCTTTCATTCTAGTATGTAAGCTAGTTTATACAAGTTTTATACAAAAGTCTAAATATTTGGTGATACATTAAATATTGGGTGGTAGCctcaaatgggattttttcaGTTAAGAGTGCTTATTTTGTTGCTTATGAGTTACAGAGTATGCATAAGGGGCAGTCTTCTAATGCTTCGGGGTTGGAGGCTCAATGGAAAAAGATTTGGGGTTTGCAGGTCCCAGGGAAAGTAAAACAAGTGTTATGGAAAGCTCTTAATGATATTCTACCTACAAAGACTGTGCTGGTTAAAAAACAGG from Carya illinoinensis cultivar Pawnee chromosome 6, C.illinoinensisPawnee_v1, whole genome shotgun sequence includes:
- the LOC122312751 gene encoding glycine--tRNA ligase, mitochondrial 1-like — its product is MLEKSGVPLVAQEKFPEPREVGKLVINPVKKELGLAFKGNQKMVVEALEAMNEKEALEMKAALESKGESEFHVGTLGKNVTIKKNMVAISKEIKKEHHRVSHHLPSKAGDEQLNVFLFPPLVAPIKCTVFPLVQQQYYEEVAKVISQSLTTAGNSHKVDITGTSIGKRYARTDELGHGVPFASTVDSTSSVTIRERDSKDQVRVSVEEAASVVKEVTDGRRTWTDVWSTFPHHSSGSVEADE
- the LOC122314116 gene encoding geraniol 8-hydroxylase-like, which gives rise to MDLYSTLLCFCFTWVIFQAFRITRSTAISKKLPPGPKPFPILGNLLDLGDKPHKSLAKLAQIHGPIMSLKLGQVTTIIISSAEMAKEVLQTHDQLLSNRTIPDTVRAHKQDEFGLPWIPISTRWRNLRKICNDQLFSNKALDANQNIRGMKLQELLVETRQSSLSGDAVEIGKAAFKTALNLLSNTVFSVDLADLNSDTAREFKEIVWNVMTEAGKPNLADYFALLKKIDPQRARQRMTVYFGKLMHLFDHMISQRLHERKVAGSAKCNDMLDTLLNISEKNSEEMDKTKIEHLFLDLFIAGTETTSATLEWAMAELLHNPVALSKAQAELEQVIGRGNPVEESDITRLPYLQAIVKETFRLHPVVPLLLPRKAKADAEINGYTIPKGAQVLVNAWAIGRDPSICDNANSFMPERFLGLEIDVKGRNFELIPFGGGRRICPGLPLAIRMLHLMLGSLVHNFDWKLEEGIKSEDMSMEDKFALTLQIAHPLRAIPIPV
- the LOC122312509 gene encoding phosphatidylinositol transfer protein 3-like — its product is MELLENGVEANELQDSSLKMESNEIEQNKVSIMRALVEAEDPSAKEVDNFMIRRFLRARDLDIEKASNLFLKYLSWRQKFVPNGSIGASEIPNELAHNKMFMQGLDKNGRPIVVVFGGRHKQNNIEEFKRFVVYTLDKICSRMPGGQEKFVCIGDLKGWGYSNSDIRGYLAALSILQDCYPERLGKLFIVHVPYLFMTAWKAVYPFIDSKTKKKIIFVENKSLRSTLLNEIDESQLPDTYGGPLPLVPIQDA